One window of Quercus robur chromosome 5, dhQueRobu3.1, whole genome shotgun sequence genomic DNA carries:
- the LOC126728692 gene encoding uncharacterized protein LOC126728692, translated as MAMGEESSGGEDSNQCKIGTAVGEVATGLGGDDLAHHKVRAENHGLERLDKENRDTCSLVLGVPNSSVDEGTELVLSLQPEHVQSIVEGAGLSKLKKQSTWTRLARMDVGPVELFKEGARSILGKRNMLAMGADGEAKDTMSTGKRGKIVQSLHKLVREQVHNVCFLKETRLDKNGFKKHCGDLPFKNKLILKKPNSGGGLALLWKEEMNLDVINFTDNHILAKVVEDDGFVWHLTGFYGWPEANEKRKSWALLTHLRSFIEGPWCCIGDFNAILHASEKQSAHAPYYNQMEDFRVALEDCGLVDLVFPGHKFTWTNRRPGSAHTKQRLDRATANRMWMEKFPASSVSHLFSHASDHLPILLKTMKDRQVRGRGFGGFKFEENWLLWDDCEEVVTEAWAKGGGYNSGLRGVRDCIQTFGAELYAWGSSKNKPETEEIKRLQKKLELMNECELTEESRSDFLLEVLSRPYSSEEVKVALFQMGPTKALGPDGMNALFYQKIWHIVGNKVIDAVLDFLHSGNMEPDVNYTHIVLIPKVKADLATDNFFFSKCFVPGRLITDNVLVAYETLHAMHIRRKGKKGALALKRDVSKAYDRVEWSFLMGMMIKLGFPEVWVDRVMRCVSTPSFSVRINGKAYGNVIPSRGLRQGDPLSPYLFLICAKGFTSLLAKAELDGKLHGVAANKDEVQVFSDTLQLYADASGQCINLEKSSTYFSSNVSVDQKAWIIDKLKVKVVERFDSYLGLPTLIGWRKYDSFAFLKERVWKKMQGWKGKLLSRAGKEILIKAVTQSIPTYTMGVFQLPGKLCDELDAMCARFWWGQAKYFPRCEFLEAKDCQNSSYVWKSLLAAQPVLRRGCYWRVGNGASIHVLKDCWLSNQPARKILFQPEEDIWEWRVSDLIDWQTHQWDREWIQALFHQFDAEAILQVPLSRRVVQDSLVWLFTKKGSYSVKSGYHVAKLLKMAESSSGETSVQRASTSLWLRVWKAKVPNKRNTVLHGGVFQRPSRSHQRASDYLKEFVEAQDQLSVPVLVHIPASQAWQPPQGEFFKLNFDGASFDNGATSGYGAVIRNKNW; from the exons ATGGCGATGGGGGAGGAGAGCAGCGGAGGTGAGGATAGCAACCAGTGCAAAATAGGGACGGCAGTTGGGGAAGTTGCAACCGGTTTGGGTGGAGATGATTTGGCACATCACAAGGTTAGGGCCGAGAATCATGGGCTTGAAAGGTTGGATAAGGAAAACAGAGACACTTGCTCCTTAGTTTTAGGTGTTCCAAATTCAAGTGTTGATGAGGGGACTGAATTGGTGCTATCACTTCAACCAGAGCACGTGCAAAGCATTGTAGAAGGGGCTGGGCTGAGCAAACTTAAAAAACAATCCACATGGACTAGGTTGGCCCGTATGGATGTTGGGCCTGTGGAATTATTTAAAGAAGGAGCTAGGTCCATATTGGGGAAAAGGAACATGCTAGCTATGGGTGCTGATGGGGAGGCAAAAGATACAATGAGTACAGGCAAGAGGGGGAAGATTG TTCAAAGCCTTCACAAATTAGTGAGGGAACAAGTTCATAATGTATGTTTCTTGAAGGAAACAAGGTTAGATAAAAATGGTTTTAAGAAGCATTGTGGTGActtaccttttaaaaataaattgattctGAAAAAGCCAAATTCGGGTGGTGGGTTGGCATTACTGTGGAAAGAGGAGATGAACTTAGATGTTATTAATTTTACCGATAACCATATTTTAGCAAAGGTAGTGGAAGACGATGGTTTTGTGTGGCACCTCACAGGGTTCTATGGATGGCCAGAGGCAAATGAAAAGCGGAAGTCATGGGCTCTTTTAACTCATCTGCGGTCTTTCATTGAGGGTCCTTGGTGTTGTATAGGTGATTTTAATGCCATTCTTCATGCATCTGAGAAGCAAAGTGCCCATGCACCTTATTATAATCAGATGGAGGATTTTCGGGTTGCTTTGGAAGATTGTGGGCTGGTTGATTTGGTGTTTCCTGGGCATAAATTTACATGGACTAATAGGCGGCCAGGTTCAGCCCATACAAAACAAAGGCTGGATAGAGCTACGGCTAATAGGATGTGGATGGAAAAATTTCCTGCAAGTTCGGTGTCTCATTTGTTCAGCCATGCTTCTGATCATTTAcctattttgttgaaaactatgAAGGATCGGCAAGTTAGAGGAAGGGGGTTTGGTGGCTTCAAGTTTGAAGAGAATTGGTTGTTGTGGGATGATTGTGAGGAAGTCGTGACTGAGGCATGGGCAAAAGGTGGTGGTTACAACTCAGGTTTGAGGGGTGTTAGGGACTGTATCCAAACTTTTGGGGCTGAATTGTATGCTTGGGGTTCTTCAAAGAACAAACCAGAAACTGAGGAGATTAAGAGGCTACAAAAGAAATTGGAATTGATGAATGAATGTGAGTTGACTGAAGAAAGCAGAAGTGACTTCCTACTG GAGGTGCTTTCCAGGCCATATAGCAGTGAAGAAGTTAAAGTAGCGTTGTTCCAAATGGGACCAACAAAGGCTCTTGGACCTGATGGTATGAATGcacttttttatcaaaaaatttggCATATTGTGGGTAATAAGGTGATTGATGCTGTGTTAGATTTTTTACATTCTGGTAATATGGAGCCTGATGTTAATTATACTCATATTGTTCTGATTCCTAAA GTTAAAGCTGATCTTGCCACAGataatttcttcttctcaaagTGCTTTGTACCAGGTCGCCTTATTACTGACAATGTGCTTGTAGCCTATGAGACTCTGCATGCCATGCATATTCGAAGGAAGGGGAAAAAGGGGGCTTTAGCCCTTAAGCGAGATGTGAGTAAGGCCTATGACAGGGTGGAATGGAGCTTTCTTATGGGTATGATGATAAAATTGGGTTTTCCGGAGGTTTGGGTGGATAGGGTTATGAGGTGTGTTTCTACACCATCCTTCTCTGTTCGGATTAATGGAAAAGCCTATGGCAATGTCATTCCTTCTAGAGGTCTTCGCCAAGGTGACCCGCTATCTCCTTATCTGTTTTTGATATGTGCTAAAGGTTTTACCTCACTCCTTGCTAAAGCAGAACTAGATGGGAAGTTGCATGGAGTGGCA GCTAATAAAGATGAAGTGCAGGTTTTTTCAGATACCCTACAGCTTTATGCTGATGCTTCTGGCCAATGCATTAACCTAGAGAAGTCTTCTACTTACTTTAGCAGCAATGTATCTGTGGACCAAAAAGCATGGATTATTGATAAGTTGAAGGTGAAGGTCGTGGAAAGGTTTGATTCTTATTTGGGGCTGCCTACTTTGATTGGATGGAGGAAATATGATTCTTTTGCTTTCCTTAAGGAACGAGTTTGGAAAAAGATGCAAGGTTGGAAAGGAAAGTTGCTTTCTAGGGCGGGGAAAGAGATTCTAATAAAAGCAGTGACTCAATCTATTCCTACCTATACGATGGGGGTGTTTCAATTGCCTGGAAAATTATGTGATGAGTTGGATGCTATGTGTGCcagattttggtggggccaa GCAAAATATTTTCCGCGGTGTGAGTTCCTTGAGGCAAAGGATTGTCAAAATAGCTCTTATGTTTGGAAGAGCTTGCTGGCTGCCCAACCGGTTTTGAGGAGAGGGTGTTATTGGAGAGTGGGTAATGGTGCTTCCATCCATGTTCTGAAGGATTGTTGGTTATCTAATCAGCCAGCTAGAAAAATTTTGTTCCAACCTGAGGAGGATATTTGGGAGTGGAGGGTTTCAGACTTAATAGATTGGCAGACCCACCAGTGGGATAGAGAATGGATTCAGGCTTTATTCCATCAGTTTGATGCTGAAGCTATTCTTCAGGTTCCTTTGAGCAGGCGGGTTGTGCAAGATTCCTTGGTATGGTTGTTTACAAAGAAGGGCAGCTATAGTGTGAAGTCCGGGTACCATGTCGCTAAGCTATTGAAGATGGCAGAGAGTTCCTCAGGAGAGACTTCAGTGCAAAGAGCAAGCACTTCCTTATGGTTACGGGTTTGGAAAGCAAAGGTCCCCAATAAG AGGAACACGGTGTTGCATGGGGGTGTTTTCCAACGCCCATCACGGTCTCACCAACGTGCATCAGATTATTTGAAAGAGTTTGTTGAGGCTCAAGACCAACTGAGTGTACCTGTATTAGTCCACATCCCTGCAAGTCAAGCATGGCAGCCACCACAAGGAGAGTTCTTCAAGTTGAATTTTGATGGAGCCAGTTTTGATAATGGTGCGACTTCGGGATATGGTGCTGTTATTCGCAATAAGAATTGGTGA